Proteins encoded in a region of the Corallococcus soli genome:
- a CDS encoding cyclic peptide export ABC transporter, whose protein sequence is MLSLFMLLLRRSSASVIAIAVVGSVAGLCNSALLALISEALGDGASITTMMIAAYLALSLGVMVSNLLPELLLARLSRALAADLRLRIGRRVLAAPLRRLESLGHGPVLAALTQDLQTVVGTASALPSIVISSTIVLGCLTYMAWLSVKGLLLVLPAMALLVAIYAVAARKLHPLWRAERDAQDDLYRQQQHILEGVKELKLHGRRRGEFFEHDFTPAVEGVRRTSVRASDGGAVLGNFMHFFTWLVLGLALFGMATLTSHDTAATRGYVMALMYMWGSFRSLVENVGRWAQAGIALDKLSQLDVSLTEALNDDGSSSAQLEPVLSERHEVRFSGVTYAFGAQDGHAFRVGPLDLELRPGELVFVVGGNGSGKTTLAKLFTGLYAPESGQLLWNGVAVTDQNREAYRNTFSAIFSDFHLFENLRGVPSREVAAQVEEYLRLFSLEKKLRIVDGRFSTTSLSTGQRKRLAMLVALLEDRPFYLFDEWAADQDPEFREIFYRKLLPELAARGKGVIVITHDDRFFHLAHRVIKLEYGRLVAAA, encoded by the coding sequence ATGCTCTCCCTCTTCATGTTGTTGCTCCGCAGGTCGAGTGCCTCGGTCATCGCGATCGCCGTCGTCGGGAGCGTCGCGGGCCTGTGCAACAGCGCCCTGCTCGCGTTGATCAGCGAGGCGCTGGGGGATGGGGCGTCCATCACGACGATGATGATCGCCGCGTACCTGGCCCTGAGCCTGGGCGTGATGGTGAGCAACCTCCTTCCGGAGCTGCTGCTCGCCAGGCTGTCGCGCGCGCTCGCGGCCGACCTGCGGCTGCGGATTGGCCGGCGCGTCCTCGCCGCGCCCCTGCGCCGCCTGGAGTCCCTGGGCCATGGCCCCGTGCTTGCCGCGCTCACGCAGGACCTGCAGACGGTGGTCGGCACGGCGTCCGCGCTGCCCTCCATCGTGATCAGCTCCACCATCGTGCTCGGCTGTCTGACGTACATGGCGTGGCTCTCCGTGAAGGGGCTGCTGCTCGTGCTGCCCGCGATGGCCCTGCTTGTCGCCATCTACGCCGTGGCCGCCCGGAAGCTGCACCCCCTCTGGCGCGCGGAGCGTGACGCGCAGGACGACCTGTACCGCCAGCAGCAGCACATCCTGGAGGGCGTCAAGGAGCTCAAGCTGCATGGGCGCCGCCGGGGGGAGTTCTTCGAGCACGACTTCACGCCCGCCGTGGAGGGCGTGCGGCGCACGAGCGTGCGGGCCTCGGATGGCGGCGCGGTGCTCGGCAACTTCATGCACTTCTTCACGTGGCTCGTGCTCGGCCTGGCGCTGTTCGGCATGGCCACGCTGACCTCGCACGACACCGCCGCCACTCGCGGCTACGTGATGGCGCTGATGTACATGTGGGGGTCCTTCCGCTCCCTGGTGGAGAACGTCGGGCGCTGGGCCCAGGCGGGGATCGCGCTCGACAAGCTCTCGCAGCTCGACGTCTCGCTCACCGAGGCGCTGAACGACGACGGCTCCAGCAGCGCACAGCTGGAGCCCGTGCTCAGCGAGCGCCACGAGGTGCGCTTCTCCGGCGTGACGTACGCGTTCGGGGCGCAGGACGGACACGCATTCCGGGTGGGGCCGCTCGACCTGGAGCTGCGGCCCGGGGAGCTGGTCTTCGTCGTCGGGGGCAATGGCAGCGGCAAGACGACGTTGGCCAAGCTGTTCACCGGCCTCTATGCGCCCGAGTCCGGACAGCTGCTCTGGAACGGCGTCGCCGTGACGGACCAGAACCGCGAGGCCTATCGCAACACCTTCTCCGCCATCTTCTCCGACTTCCACCTGTTCGAGAATCTGCGCGGGGTGCCCTCCCGGGAGGTCGCGGCCCAGGTGGAGGAGTACCTCCGGCTGTTCTCGCTGGAGAAGAAGCTGCGCATCGTCGACGGGCGCTTCTCCACCACCAGCCTCTCGACGGGCCAGCGCAAGCGGCTCGCGATGCTCGTGGCGCTGCTGGAGGACCGGCCCTTCTACCTGTTCGACGAGTGGGCCGCGGATCAGGACCCCGAGTTCCGGGAGATCTTCTACCGCAAGCTGCTTCCGGAGCTGGCGGCGCGCGGCAAGGGCGTCATCGTCATCACCCACGATGATCGCTTCTTCCACCTGGCACACCGGGTCATCAAGCTCGAGTACGGCAGGCTCGTCGCGGCGGCGTAG